Proteins from a genomic interval of Pseudomonas paeninsulae:
- the ahbB gene encoding siroheme decarboxylase subunit beta, whose protein sequence is MSACTSPSEDQLTRRLVELTEAGLPLLEDPWAWLAEQLQLSIEATLALLQRLQADGAIRRIAAVPNHYRLGYRHNGMTVWDVDDSEIARLGPLIGAQAFVSHCYRRPRREDWHYNLFAMVHGRSAEQIDAYREQIRTLLGAACRADEMLVSSRILKKTGLRLGTSPRFIVSDQGAAILPR, encoded by the coding sequence ATGTCGGCTTGCACTTCCCCGTCTGAAGATCAGCTAACTCGCCGCCTGGTCGAACTCACCGAGGCCGGCCTGCCGCTACTGGAAGACCCCTGGGCCTGGCTCGCCGAACAGTTGCAGCTGAGCATCGAGGCGACCCTGGCGCTGCTGCAACGACTGCAGGCCGATGGCGCTATCCGCCGTATCGCCGCAGTGCCCAACCACTATCGTCTGGGTTATCGGCACAACGGCATGACCGTATGGGACGTGGACGACAGCGAGATCGCCCGCCTCGGCCCGCTGATCGGCGCCCAGGCGTTCGTCAGCCATTGCTACCGCCGCCCGCGTCGTGAGGACTGGCACTACAACCTGTTCGCCATGGTGCATGGCCGCAGCGCCGAACAGATCGATGCCTACCGCGAACAGATCCGCACCTTGCTCGGCGCTGCCTGCCGCGCCGACGAGATGCTGGTCAGCAGTCGCATCCTGAAAAAAACCGGCCTGCGCCTGGGCACCTCGCCGCGCTTTATTGTTTCCGATCAAGGAGCGGCAATTCTCCCTCGGTGA
- a CDS encoding Lrp/AsnC family transcriptional regulator codes for MDELDRRLLNRLQLGLPLVRHPWQALADELDSDAEHLRKRVQALLDDGTLSRFGPMFDIERLGGAFTLAALSVPEQRFDEVAEQLNGMPEVAHNYRREHAWNMWFVLGCATPQGILDTLQRIESETGLTVLNLPKEETYHVGLHFPV; via the coding sequence ATGGATGAGCTCGACCGGCGCCTGCTCAATCGCCTGCAGCTCGGCCTGCCCCTGGTGCGCCACCCCTGGCAGGCACTGGCCGATGAACTGGACAGCGACGCCGAGCACCTGCGTAAGCGCGTACAAGCGCTGCTGGACGACGGCACCCTGAGCCGCTTCGGGCCGATGTTCGACATCGAACGACTCGGCGGCGCCTTCACCCTCGCCGCCTTGTCCGTGCCGGAACAGCGCTTCGACGAAGTCGCCGAGCAGCTCAATGGCATGCCTGAAGTGGCGCACAACTACCGCCGCGAACACGCCTGGAACATGTGGTTCGTGCTCGGCTGCGCAACGCCGCAGGGCATTCTCGACACCCTGCAACGCATCGAAAGCGAGACTGGCTTGACGGTGCTCAACCTACCCAAGGAGGAGACCTACCATGTCGGCTTGCACTTCCCCGTCTGA
- the ahbB gene encoding siroheme decarboxylase subunit beta: MNHALSPAQAICLRRLLETGLPLAPRPYQVLAEQIGVDEAAVVEQMQQWQADGLFRRVGLVLKHRALGFLANAMLVMDIPDEQVEAVGLRLGQAPGINLCYERPRRLPHWRYNLFCMVHGREREQVRQQIARLLAEQQLSEVPHQLLFSSRAFKQCGGRYAPAATEAVRHG; encoded by the coding sequence ATGAACCACGCGCTATCCCCCGCTCAGGCTATTTGCCTACGCCGCCTGCTGGAAACCGGCTTGCCGCTGGCGCCGCGCCCTTACCAGGTGCTCGCCGAACAGATCGGCGTCGACGAAGCGGCGGTAGTCGAACAGATGCAGCAGTGGCAGGCGGATGGCCTGTTTCGCCGCGTCGGCCTGGTGCTCAAACACCGCGCCCTGGGCTTTCTGGCCAACGCCATGCTGGTAATGGACATTCCCGACGAGCAGGTCGAAGCCGTCGGCCTGCGGCTCGGTCAGGCACCCGGCATCAACCTCTGCTACGAGCGCCCACGGCGTTTGCCGCATTGGCGCTACAACCTGTTCTGCATGGTGCATGGCCGCGAACGCGAGCAGGTGCGCCAGCAGATCGCGCGCCTGCTGGCCGAGCAGCAACTGAGCGAGGTGCCCCATCAACTGCTGTTCAGTAGCCGCGCCTTCAAACAATGCGGCGGCCGTTACGCACCCGCGGCAACCGAAGCGGTGCGCCATGGATGA
- a CDS encoding Lrp/AsnC family transcriptional regulator produces the protein MNIDPLSSRLIERFQHGMPLCAEPYRVMADTLGCAEAEVLACLERLRAAGSLSRIGPVFDHSRAGASTLVALAVPEARLEQVAERISRYPEVNHNYLREHAYNLWFVLTGPDRAHLDRLLDEIEADSGLRPLDLPMRNAYRIDLGFPLVDLP, from the coding sequence ATGAACATCGATCCGCTCAGCAGCCGTTTGATCGAGCGCTTCCAGCATGGCATGCCGCTGTGCGCCGAACCTTACCGGGTCATGGCCGACACCCTCGGTTGCGCGGAAGCCGAAGTGCTCGCCTGCCTCGAACGGCTGCGCGCGGCCGGCAGCCTGTCGCGCATTGGCCCGGTGTTCGACCACAGCCGCGCCGGCGCCAGTACCCTGGTCGCGCTGGCGGTACCGGAGGCGCGCCTGGAACAAGTGGCCGAACGCATCAGCCGCTACCCCGAAGTCAATCACAACTACCTGCGCGAGCATGCTTACAACCTGTGGTTCGTGCTGACCGGCCCGGACCGTGCACACCTCGACCGGCTGCTCGACGAGATCGAAGCCGATTCCGGCCTGCGCCCACTCGACCTGCCGATGCGTAACGCCTATCGCATCGACCTGGGTTTTCCCTTGGTGGATCTACCATGA
- a CDS encoding cytochrome D1 domain-containing protein, whose protein sequence is MIRSTLLLAAVSLLLSACAQSPLRGSGDLGVVVERATGSLQIIESSQQTSLARIEGLGDLSHASVVFSRDQRYAYVFGRDGGLSKIDLLRMRLDKRVIQGGNSIGGAISQDGSLIAVGNYEPGGVKVFDAQTLALVADIPATPLADGSKHSRVVGVVDAPDRRFVFSLFDTGEIWIADFSQGNTPAISRFTDVGNQPYDALLTPDGRYYLAGLFGEDGMAKLDLWHPERGVQRVLGNYGRGQQKLPVYKMPHLEGWAVAGDQAFVPAVGRHQVLVMDSQNWQQTAAIEVAGQPVFVMARPDARQIWVNFAHPDNHRVQVIDSETHKIIADLQPGPAVLHMEFTARGDQLWLSVRDGGEIQVWDPYRVELLQRLPAASPSGIFFSSRAHQIGL, encoded by the coding sequence ATGATTCGTTCGACCCTGTTGCTGGCCGCGGTCAGCCTGTTGCTCAGCGCCTGCGCGCAATCACCGCTGCGTGGCAGCGGCGATCTGGGCGTGGTGGTGGAGCGCGCCACCGGCAGCCTGCAGATCATCGAAAGCAGCCAGCAGACTAGCCTGGCGCGGATCGAGGGCCTGGGCGACCTGTCCCACGCCTCGGTGGTGTTCTCCCGCGATCAACGCTACGCCTACGTCTTCGGCCGCGACGGTGGCCTGAGCAAGATCGACCTGCTGCGCATGCGCCTCGACAAGCGGGTGATCCAAGGCGGCAACAGCATCGGCGGTGCCATTAGCCAGGACGGCAGCCTGATTGCCGTGGGCAACTACGAGCCGGGTGGCGTCAAAGTCTTCGATGCGCAAACCCTGGCACTGGTGGCCGATATTCCCGCCACGCCACTGGCCGACGGCAGCAAGCATTCGCGGGTGGTCGGGGTGGTCGATGCGCCCGATCGCCGTTTCGTCTTCAGCCTGTTCGACACCGGCGAGATTTGGATCGCCGACTTCAGCCAGGGCAACACCCCGGCGATCAGTCGTTTCACCGACGTCGGCAACCAGCCCTACGACGCGTTGCTGACCCCGGATGGTCGCTACTACCTGGCCGGCCTTTTCGGCGAAGACGGCATGGCCAAGCTCGACCTCTGGCACCCGGAACGCGGCGTCCAACGGGTACTCGGCAACTATGGCCGCGGCCAGCAGAAACTCCCGGTGTATAAGATGCCGCACCTGGAGGGCTGGGCGGTTGCTGGCGATCAGGCCTTCGTCCCGGCGGTAGGCCGGCATCAGGTGCTGGTGATGGATTCGCAGAACTGGCAGCAGACCGCCGCCATCGAGGTCGCCGGCCAGCCGGTGTTCGTCATGGCGCGCCCCGACGCCCGGCAGATCTGGGTCAATTTCGCCCACCCGGACAACCACCGGGTGCAGGTCATCGACAGCGAAACCCATAAAATCATCGCCGACCTGCAACCCGGCCCCGCCGTGTTGCACATGGAGTTCACCGCCCGCGGCGACCAACTCTGGCTGTCGGTGCGCGACGGCGGCGAGATTCAGGTCTGGGATCCCTACCGGGTTGAATTGCTCCAGCGTTTGCCGGCGGCGAGCCCGAGCGGCATCTTCTTCAGCAGTCGCGCTCACCAGATAGGGCTATAG
- a CDS encoding c-type cytochrome: protein MPLAQSASRALGQLLLVLLPFSLAQAEAPGAERQAQLQNLLAQDCGSCHGLRMTGGLGPALTRQALANKPRELLIATVTHGRPGTAMPPWNALLSEPDIAWLVDRLLEGYPTP from the coding sequence ATGCCGCTAGCCCAATCCGCTTCACGTGCCCTGGGACAGCTTCTGCTGGTGCTTCTACCCTTTTCCCTGGCCCAGGCCGAGGCGCCCGGCGCCGAACGCCAAGCCCAGCTGCAAAACCTGTTGGCACAGGACTGTGGTTCCTGCCACGGCCTGCGCATGACCGGTGGGCTAGGCCCCGCCCTGACCCGCCAGGCCCTGGCCAATAAACCTCGCGAATTACTGATCGCCACCGTGACCCACGGCCGCCCCGGCACCGCCATGCCGCCCTGGAATGCCCTGCTCAGTGAGCCGGACATCGCCTGGTTGGTCGATCGCCTCCTCGAAGGATACCCAACGCCATGA
- a CDS encoding ethylbenzene dehydrogenase-related protein, translating to MNIRMMTCALGASLACVTVPAWAAAPADWSSIKSSDITLFYPGVSPVEWVTKGTEHGGARALRKGETCADCHSEEASDIGKTIVSGKKLEPTPIAGKAPFIDVKVQAAHDDENLYLRFTWQQPPASGAAKMDEQNPVKIAYMLEANDQVQLASQGGCWGSCHGDARTMPGADEHKTKYVKDGSLANGVFYDLNQWRSGENKAYDGYVAEERVMEGGQALVGATGKLDGNTWTVDFTRKFAGGEGDVTLESGKTYNFGFAIHDDNATGRYHHVSLGYTLGIDAEAGIQALKQ from the coding sequence ATGAACATACGTATGATGACTTGCGCACTCGGGGCCAGCCTCGCCTGCGTCACCGTTCCCGCCTGGGCTGCAGCCCCGGCTGACTGGAGTTCGATCAAGTCCAGCGACATCACCCTGTTCTACCCGGGCGTATCGCCCGTCGAATGGGTCACCAAAGGCACCGAGCATGGCGGTGCGCGGGCGCTGAGGAAAGGCGAGACCTGCGCCGACTGTCACTCCGAGGAAGCCAGCGACATCGGCAAGACCATTGTCAGCGGCAAGAAGCTCGAGCCGACGCCGATTGCCGGCAAGGCACCTTTTATCGACGTCAAGGTGCAGGCCGCCCATGACGATGAGAACCTTTATCTGCGCTTCACCTGGCAGCAACCACCCGCCTCGGGTGCAGCCAAGATGGACGAGCAGAACCCGGTGAAAATCGCCTACATGCTCGAAGCCAACGACCAGGTTCAGCTGGCTTCTCAGGGCGGCTGCTGGGGCAGTTGCCATGGCGACGCACGCACCATGCCCGGTGCCGACGAGCACAAGACCAAGTACGTCAAGGATGGCTCGCTGGCCAACGGCGTGTTCTACGACCTCAACCAGTGGCGCAGCGGCGAGAACAAGGCCTACGACGGCTATGTCGCCGAGGAGCGGGTCATGGAAGGTGGCCAGGCTCTGGTCGGCGCCACCGGCAAGCTCGACGGCAACACCTGGACCGTCGATTTCACCCGCAAGTTTGCCGGTGGCGAGGGCGATGTGACCCTCGAATCGGGCAAGACCTACAACTTCGGTTTCGCCATCCACGACGACAATGCCACCGGGCGCTACCACCATGTATCGCTGGGCTACACCCTGGGCATAGACGCCGAAGCCGGCATCCAAGCGCTCAAGCAGTAG
- a CDS encoding NapC/NirT family cytochrome c yields MTDRKTPPEHKQPTGFWARLRRPSLTYSLGGLLIVGFALGVLFWGGFNTAMEATNTEGFCLSCHEMRDNVYPEYKETIHYTNRTGVRAVCADCHVPKEWTYKIARKIEASKEVWGKIIGTIDTREKFEAKRLVLARREWSRMKANDSRECRNCHSLESMEAASQKQRARKQHEMAREDSMTCIDCHKGIAHHKPQGMTEADEE; encoded by the coding sequence ATGACCGATCGAAAGACACCACCCGAACACAAACAACCCACGGGGTTTTGGGCCCGCCTGCGCAGGCCGAGCCTGACCTATTCGCTGGGCGGCTTGCTGATTGTTGGATTTGCTCTGGGCGTCCTGTTCTGGGGCGGCTTCAACACTGCCATGGAGGCGACCAATACCGAAGGCTTCTGCCTGTCGTGTCATGAGATGCGCGACAACGTCTACCCAGAATACAAAGAGACCATTCACTACACCAACCGCACCGGCGTACGAGCGGTCTGCGCGGACTGCCATGTGCCCAAGGAATGGACCTACAAAATAGCCCGCAAGATCGAAGCCTCGAAAGAAGTCTGGGGCAAGATCATCGGCACCATCGATACCCGCGAGAAGTTCGAAGCCAAGCGTCTGGTGCTGGCACGCCGCGAGTGGAGCCGGATGAAGGCCAACGACTCACGCGAATGCCGCAACTGCCACAGCCTCGAAAGCATGGAAGCCGCGTCGCAGAAACAACGCGCGCGCAAACAGCACGAAATGGCCCGCGAAGACAGCATGACCTGCATCGATTGCCACAAAGGCATTGCCCACCATAAACCGCAAGGCATGACCGAAGCCGACGAAGAGTAG
- a CDS encoding nitrite reductase, translated as MSIVTRPLLAGIFAGLSLLGLSVAQANINPPDMTAEEKDSAKQIYFERCAGCHGVLRKGATGKNLEPHWEKTDADGNKTDGGTLKLGTKRLESIIAYGTEGGMVNYDDILSKKEINLMARYIQNTPDVPPEFSLQDMKDSWKLIVPVDQRPKKQLNKINLKNVFAITLRDAGKLALVDGDTHNIWKILDTGYAVHISRLSASGRYVYTVGRDGLTTIIDMWYEEPTTVATIRLGSDARSVDTSKFKGYEDKYLIGGTYWPPQFSIMDGETLEPFKVVSTRGQTVDGEYHPEPRVASIVASHIKPEWVVNIKETGQIMLVDYTDIKNLKTTTIEAAKFLHDGGWDASKRYFMVAANASNKVAAVDTKTGKLAALIDTAKLPHPGRGANFVHPQFGPVWSTGHLGADVVSLISTASDEPKYAKYKEHNWKVVQELKMPGAGNLFVKTHPKSEHLWTDAPMNPEREVAESVYVFDLNDLSKEPKRLDVAKDSGLPESKAIRRAVHPEFNATGDEVWISLWGGKADQSAIVIYDDKTLKLKKVITDPAIVTPTGKFNVYNTMYDVY; from the coding sequence ATGAGTATCGTCACCCGTCCATTGCTTGCCGGTATTTTCGCCGGCCTGTCGTTACTCGGCCTGTCGGTCGCCCAGGCCAATATCAATCCACCCGATATGACCGCCGAGGAAAAGGACTCAGCCAAACAGATTTACTTCGAACGCTGCGCCGGCTGCCACGGCGTGCTGCGCAAGGGTGCCACCGGCAAGAACCTTGAACCCCACTGGGAAAAGACCGACGCCGACGGCAACAAGACCGATGGCGGTACCCTGAAGCTGGGCACCAAGCGCCTGGAAAGCATCATCGCTTATGGCACCGAAGGCGGGATGGTCAACTACGACGACATCCTCTCCAAGAAAGAAATCAACCTGATGGCCCGCTACATCCAGAACACTCCGGATGTGCCGCCCGAATTTTCCCTGCAGGACATGAAAGACAGCTGGAAACTGATCGTTCCGGTTGACCAGCGGCCGAAGAAGCAGCTGAACAAGATCAATCTGAAGAACGTGTTTGCCATCACCCTGCGTGATGCGGGCAAGCTGGCCCTGGTCGACGGCGACACCCACAATATCTGGAAAATCCTCGACACCGGCTACGCCGTGCACATCTCGCGCCTGTCCGCTTCCGGTCGCTATGTCTATACCGTGGGCCGCGACGGCCTAACCACCATCATCGATATGTGGTACGAAGAGCCGACCACGGTCGCCACCATACGCCTGGGTTCAGACGCCCGCTCCGTGGACACCTCCAAGTTCAAGGGCTACGAGGACAAGTACCTGATCGGCGGCACCTACTGGCCGCCACAGTTCTCGATCATGGACGGCGAGACCCTGGAACCCTTCAAGGTCGTCTCCACCCGCGGCCAAACCGTGGATGGCGAATACCACCCCGAGCCGCGCGTGGCCTCCATCGTCGCCTCGCACATCAAGCCCGAGTGGGTGGTGAACATCAAAGAGACCGGGCAGATCATGCTGGTCGACTACACCGACATCAAGAACCTCAAGACCACTACCATCGAAGCCGCCAAGTTCCTCCATGACGGCGGCTGGGATGCCTCCAAACGCTACTTCATGGTCGCCGCCAACGCCTCCAACAAGGTGGCGGCGGTCGACACCAAGACCGGCAAACTGGCTGCTTTGATCGACACCGCGAAGCTCCCGCACCCCGGCCGTGGCGCCAACTTCGTACACCCGCAGTTCGGCCCGGTATGGTCCACCGGTCACCTCGGCGCCGATGTGGTGTCGCTGATCTCCACCGCTTCCGACGAGCCCAAGTACGCCAAGTACAAGGAGCACAACTGGAAGGTGGTGCAGGAACTGAAGATGCCGGGCGCCGGCAACCTGTTCGTCAAGACCCATCCGAAGTCCGAGCACCTGTGGACCGACGCGCCGATGAACCCTGAGCGCGAAGTGGCCGAATCGGTCTATGTGTTCGACCTCAACGACCTGAGCAAGGAGCCCAAGCGTCTGGACGTGGCCAAGGACTCCGGTCTGCCGGAAAGCAAGGCGATCCGCCGCGCCGTTCACCCCGAGTTCAATGCGACGGGCGACGAAGTGTGGATCTCCCTGTGGGGCGGCAAGGCCGATCAGTCGGCGATCGTCATCTATGACGACAAGACCCTGAAGCTGAAGAAGGTGATCACCGATCCGGCGATCGTCACGCCAACCGGCAAATTCAACGTTTACAACACTATGTACGACGTCTACTGA
- a CDS encoding CbbQ/NirQ/NorQ/GpvN family protein yields MLDAPFYQPLGNEQVLFEQAWQHGMPVLIKGPTGCGKTRFVQYMAHRLRLPLYTVACHDDLSAADLVGRHLIGAQGTWWQDGPLTRAVREGGICYLDEVVEARQDTAVVLHPLADDRRELYLERTGEVLRAPPGFMLVVSYNPGYQNLLKGMKPSTRQRFVALRFGYPPVAEEERIVANEARVSADLAAQVVKLGQALRRLEQHDLEEVASTRLLIFTARMIGSGMSPRDACLACLAEPLSDDPQTVAALMDVVDVHFA; encoded by the coding sequence GTGCTGGATGCGCCGTTCTATCAACCACTGGGCAACGAGCAGGTGCTGTTCGAACAGGCCTGGCAGCACGGCATGCCGGTGCTGATCAAGGGCCCGACCGGTTGCGGCAAGACCCGTTTCGTTCAGTACATGGCGCACCGTTTGCGCTTGCCGTTGTACACCGTGGCCTGTCATGACGACCTGAGTGCCGCCGACCTGGTCGGTCGCCACCTGATCGGCGCCCAGGGCACCTGGTGGCAGGATGGTCCCTTGACCCGTGCGGTGCGCGAGGGCGGCATCTGCTACCTCGACGAGGTGGTCGAGGCACGCCAGGACACCGCCGTGGTGCTGCACCCGCTGGCCGATGACCGCCGCGAGCTGTACCTCGAACGCACCGGCGAGGTGTTGCGCGCACCGCCGGGTTTCATGCTGGTGGTGTCCTACAACCCCGGCTACCAGAACCTGCTCAAGGGCATGAAGCCCAGCACCCGCCAGCGTTTCGTCGCCTTGCGCTTCGGTTATCCGCCGGTGGCCGAGGAAGAACGCATCGTCGCCAACGAGGCGCGGGTCAGTGCCGATCTGGCCGCGCAGGTGGTCAAGCTCGGGCAGGCTCTGCGCCGACTGGAGCAGCATGACCTGGAGGAAGTCGCCTCGACGCGCCTGCTGATCTTCACCGCCCGCATGATCGGCTCCGGCATGAGCCCGCGGGATGCCTGTCTGGCCTGCCTGGCCGAGCCGCTATCGGACGATCCGCAGACCGTCGCCGCGCTGATGGACGTGGTCGATGTCCACTTCGCTTGA